From one Bacteroides fragilis NCTC 9343 genomic stretch:
- a CDS encoding SGNH/GDSL hydrolase family protein, with the protein MKKILLMMLLLASMASNAQERKYSTFYYQRATLFEELPVTSKDIIFLGNSITNGGEWSELLNNKHVKNRGISGDICMGVYDRLDAILKGKPAKIFLLIGINDVSRGTSADTIVNRIGMITQKIKQDSPKTKLYLQSVLPVTDHYKMFGGHTSRWQEVKKINEGLMYLADKENVTYIDLYSHFVDEKTGKMNIEYTNDGLHLLGKGYLKWVDIVKPYINKK; encoded by the coding sequence ATGAAGAAAATTTTATTAATGATGTTGTTGCTCGCCTCAATGGCGAGCAACGCACAGGAACGCAAATATTCTACGTTCTATTATCAACGTGCAACTCTGTTTGAGGAGTTGCCTGTGACTTCAAAAGATATCATTTTTCTGGGTAATAGCATTACCAACGGGGGAGAATGGAGTGAATTATTGAATAATAAGCATGTCAAGAACCGAGGAATCAGTGGTGATATCTGTATGGGTGTTTATGATCGGCTGGATGCGATTTTGAAAGGAAAACCCGCCAAAATATTCTTGTTGATCGGCATAAATGATGTAAGCCGGGGCACTTCTGCAGATACAATTGTGAACCGTATTGGTATGATTACTCAAAAAATTAAACAAGATTCTCCAAAAACAAAGCTATATTTGCAAAGTGTACTTCCGGTAACCGATCATTATAAGATGTTTGGCGGACATACGTCACGCTGGCAGGAAGTGAAAAAGATCAATGAAGGACTGATGTATCTTGCTGATAAAGAGAATGTGACCTATATCGATCTTTATTCTCATTTTGTTGATGAGAAGACCGGGAAAATGAATATTGAGTATACTAATGATGGTTTACATTTACTGGGAAAAGGCTACTTAAAATGGGTTGATATTGTTAAACCTTATATAAATAAGAAATGA
- a CDS encoding GDSL-type esterase/lipase family protein — MKKILFLSLFLMVCTILSAQKRVKVACVGNSITYGYTLPNPATDSYPSQLQQLLGETYEVGNFGKSGATLLNKGHRPYMQQEEFKKAIAFAGDIVVIHLGINDTDPRDWPNYRDSFVKDYLALIDSFRVANPKCHIIIARLTPIADRHPRFESGTRDWHGEIQQSIETIAKYAGVQLMDFHEPLYPYPYLLPDAVHPNVEGAGILAKTVYSAITGDFGGLHLSELYTDNMVLQHGEPLAIRGKANAGEKVTVSIAKQKLTAKAASNGDWAVTIQPLKAGGPYTLTVSAGKQKQTFNNVLAGEVWLCSGQSNMEFYLSWSKTAKRDIPQAANDQIRLFDMKARWRTDAVEWDTSVLDSLNHLQYYKDTEWTVCSPATAGSFSAVAYYFGKMLQDSLKVPVGLICNAIGGSPTEAWVDRSTLEYKFPAILRNWTQNDFIQDWVRGRAALNVKKAVNKQQRHPYEPCYLYEAGIRPLEQYPIKGIIWYQGESNAHNREAHEKLFKLLVESWRKNWENENLPFYYVQLSSINRPSWPWFRDSQRRMMYEIPHTGMAVSSDLGDSLDVHPKHKQPVGERLAHWALNQTYGKKNVTPSGPMFRNVEFRDGAAYVSFDCAEGMHASDGKPLQTFEVAETEDIYYPATAKIVGNQIKVYSKEVKNPLHVRYGWQPFTRANLVNGDGLPASTFRTDWGK, encoded by the coding sequence ATGAAAAAGATACTATTCTTATCTCTGTTCTTGATGGTATGCACCATTTTATCCGCACAGAAGCGGGTGAAAGTGGCTTGTGTAGGGAATAGTATTACATACGGATATACTCTTCCGAATCCTGCAACGGACTCTTACCCATCACAGTTGCAACAACTCCTAGGGGAGACTTACGAAGTTGGAAATTTCGGGAAATCAGGAGCTACCTTATTGAATAAGGGACATCGTCCTTACATGCAGCAAGAAGAATTTAAAAAGGCAATTGCTTTTGCCGGTGATATTGTTGTTATCCATTTGGGTATTAATGATACGGATCCACGTGATTGGCCGAACTATCGTGACAGTTTCGTGAAAGATTATCTGGCGTTGATTGATTCTTTCAGAGTTGCTAATCCTAAATGTCATATTATTATTGCCCGTTTGACACCGATCGCTGACCGTCATCCTCGTTTTGAGTCAGGTACCCGTGATTGGCATGGAGAAATTCAACAAAGTATTGAGACGATAGCTAAATATGCAGGAGTTCAGTTAATGGATTTCCATGAACCGCTTTATCCTTACCCCTATCTTCTTCCGGATGCTGTACATCCTAACGTAGAGGGAGCCGGTATTCTTGCAAAAACGGTATATTCGGCGATTACAGGAGATTTTGGAGGGTTACATCTATCTGAGTTGTATACTGATAACATGGTACTTCAACACGGAGAGCCGTTGGCTATCCGAGGCAAAGCAAATGCGGGTGAAAAAGTGACTGTTTCAATAGCTAAACAGAAGTTGACTGCAAAGGCTGCTTCCAATGGAGACTGGGCTGTCACCATTCAGCCGTTAAAGGCCGGTGGTCCATATACACTGACTGTCTCTGCCGGAAAACAGAAACAAACATTCAATAATGTTTTGGCTGGAGAAGTGTGGCTTTGTTCCGGACAATCTAACATGGAATTTTATTTGAGTTGGAGTAAAACGGCTAAAAGAGATATTCCGCAGGCTGCTAATGATCAGATTCGTTTGTTCGATATGAAGGCACGCTGGCGTACGGATGCAGTGGAGTGGGATACATCCGTATTGGATTCGTTGAATCATTTGCAGTATTATAAAGATACCGAATGGACGGTTTGTTCACCTGCAACAGCAGGTTCATTTTCTGCTGTGGCCTATTATTTTGGCAAAATGCTGCAGGATAGCCTGAAAGTGCCTGTAGGATTAATTTGTAATGCGATCGGTGGTTCGCCTACTGAAGCATGGGTTGATCGCAGTACATTGGAGTATAAGTTCCCTGCTATATTACGTAACTGGACTCAAAATGACTTTATTCAGGATTGGGTGCGCGGTCGCGCTGCTCTTAATGTGAAAAAGGCTGTTAATAAGCAGCAACGTCATCCTTACGAACCTTGTTATTTATATGAGGCAGGTATTCGTCCTTTGGAGCAATATCCTATTAAAGGCATCATCTGGTATCAGGGTGAATCGAATGCACATAATCGTGAGGCACACGAGAAATTGTTTAAGCTCTTGGTTGAGAGCTGGCGTAAAAACTGGGAAAATGAGAATTTACCTTTTTATTATGTACAGTTGTCAAGTATCAACCGTCCGTCATGGCCTTGGTTCCGTGATAGCCAGCGTAGAATGATGTATGAAATACCTCATACGGGTATGGCGGTATCGAGTGACCTGGGTGATTCACTTGATGTGCATCCCAAACATAAGCAGCCGGTAGGCGAGCGTTTGGCTCATTGGGCTTTGAATCAAACTTATGGAAAGAAGAATGTTACACCTTCGGGACCAATGTTCCGTAATGTAGAGTTTCGTGATGGCGCTGCTTATGTATCATTCGATTGTGCCGAGGGTATGCATGCATCGGACGGAAAGCCGTTACAGACATTCGAAGTGGCAGAAACAGAGGATATTTATTATCCGGCCACAGCCAAAATCGTAGGAAATCAAATTAAAGTATATAGTAAAGAAGTGAAAAATCCTCTTCACGTGCGTTACGGTTGGCAACCTTTTACCCGTGCCAATCTAGTCAACGGTGACGGTTTACCGGCATCTACGTTCCGTACGGACTGGGGAAAATAA